The Porphyromonas pogonae genome segment GATCTGCATGCCGCCAGAAAAACAGCACTGACAGGCCTGAAACTATCATGGATAATAGCAGGAATGGTCATCCTGCTCATCGTATTTGCCCGTCATAGCTTAGGCTATATATTTACACCAGACCAAGTGGTTGTGGATATGGTGGCTATTACGCTAATTCCCGTGATAGTATATCAGGTGGGTGATGCTATGCAGATTATTTACGCCAATGCTCTCAGAGGCCTCGAAGATGTCAAATACCTCGCAAAGGTAGCACTAGTCGTTCATCTTATTATAGCTCCTACCCTTTCTTATATATTTGGTTTTATTTTGGTAAAAGATTCACCTAAACTCCAGCTTATGGCTATTTGGTGTGCATTCCCTGTAAGTCTTACCTTATTAGGAGTCGTGTTATACAAGCGTTTCAAAAGAATGACAAGGGGGTAACTCTAACTTAGGAATATACGCTTTAATATCGCTAATGCTGATCCGATCTCGTGATTAATCCATTTGGTTCACTATTCTGATCCGGAAGTGTCACTACAACTAAAAGACTAACAGTGTGATTTATAGATTATGAACATCCATACTTCAATCACATATATCTACTATTCAAGTCATATCACAAAAAAAGGCCATCGCTCATGAGAGCAATGGCCTTATATTCAGTTCTTCAGCTTTTTAGTCTAATTTAGGACCAGCTACTACAAGGGCTTTACCTGCTTCATTACCAGTGAACTTAACGAAGTTCTTAGTAAAACGTTCAGCAAGATCTTTAGCTCTCTTTGTCCACTCTTCCTTATCGGTATAAGTGTCACGAGGATCAAGAATCTTAGGATCTACACCCGGAAGTTCTGTAGGAACTTCGAAGTCAAAGAAAGGAATACTCTTAGTCGGAGCATTGTCAATAGATCCATCCAAGATTGCATCAATGATACCACGTGTATCTTTGATAGATATACGCTTGCCTGATCCATTCCATCCTGTATTCACGAGGTATGCAGTAGCACCTGATTTTTCCATCTTCTTCACTAGTTCTTCTGCGTATTTTGTTGGGTGCAAAGAAAGGAAAGCCGCACCAAAGCAAGCAGAGAATGTAGGTGTAGGTTCGGTGATACCACGCTCAGTACCGGCTAGCTTAGCAGTAAATCCTGAAAGGAAATAATACTTAGTTTGCTCAGGAGTAAGGATTGATACCGGAGGTAATACACCGAATGCATCAGCTGAAAGGAAGATTACCTTATTAGCAGGACCCGCCTTAGATATTGGCTTAACGATGTTTTCAATGTGATAGATAGGATAAGAGACACGAGTATTCTCGGTTACTGATTTATCACTAAAATCGATCTTACCTTGCTCATCTACAGTTACGTTTTCAAGTAATGCATCACGACGGATAGCATTGTAGATATCAGGTTCGTTTTCTTTGCTTAGGTTGATTACCTTAGCATAGCAACCACCTTCAAAGTTGAAGATACCTTCGTCATCCCATCCGTGCTCGTCGTCACCGATAAGTTCTCTTTTGGGATCTGTAGAAAGAGTGGTCTTACCCGTACCTGAAAGCCCGAAGAATATAGCTGTTTCTTTGCCGTCTTTGCTTGTATTGGCAGAGCAGTGCATTGAAGCCATACCATTGAGAGGAAGCAGATAGTTCATGTATGAGAACATACCTTTTTTCATTTCTCCACCGTACCAAGTATTGAGGATAACTTGTACCTTTTCGGTAAGATTGAAAACAACGGCAGTCTCTGAGTTGAGACCCAATTCCTTGTAGTTCTCTACTTTAGCCTTAGAAGCATTCATTACTACAAAGTCAGGCTCACCAAAGTTGGCAAGTTC includes the following:
- the pckA gene encoding phosphoenolpyruvate carboxykinase (ATP), whose translation is MSNLDLSKYGINGVTEILHNPSYEELFREETKPELEGYEKGQVTELGAVNVMTGVYTGRSPKDKFFVMDDTTRDTIWWTSDEYKNDNKPVTQEAWTEIKKIATKELSNKRLFVVDSFCGANENSRLKIRFIMEVAWQAHFVTNMFIRPTAEELANFGEPDFVVMNASKAKVENYKELGLNSETAVVFNLTEKVQVILNTWYGGEMKKGMFSYMNYLLPLNGMASMHCSANTSKDGKETAIFFGLSGTGKTTLSTDPKRELIGDDEHGWDDEGIFNFEGGCYAKVINLSKENEPDIYNAIRRDALLENVTVDEQGKIDFSDKSVTENTRVSYPIYHIENIVKPISKAGPANKVIFLSADAFGVLPPVSILTPEQTKYYFLSGFTAKLAGTERGITEPTPTFSACFGAAFLSLHPTKYAEELVKKMEKSGATAYLVNTGWNGSGKRISIKDTRGIIDAILDGSIDNAPTKSIPFFDFEVPTELPGVDPKILDPRDTYTDKEEWTKRAKDLAERFTKNFVKFTGNEAGKALVVAGPKLD